GGGGCGCGCCCAGCTCGCCGCATGGCTCAAGCATCTCGAAAATCTCAGCGGACGGCAGATCGATGCCGACGACCCGATGGCGACCTACGATTTCGCGTGGATGTGGCAGGAACTCGGGATCGAAGAATTGCGTCGATGACGGCTCTATCAGCTCACGACAGGTTTACCGCCCTCTCGTAACGTGAAGGAATGGTGGTCAGAAGAACGGCCGCTTGTAGGAAAATCCGCAGCTAAGCCGTCATTTTAGCGGAGTAGCAAATTGGGTGGCGAGATCATCCTCTGTCTGGCCGTCCATCCAGAAGGAGACTTCCTCCAACGAACCACCGCTCCCATGGCCGGTGAGCGCGAAGCCGCACCCGGTGCCGTGAATGTTCGGCATGACCGACACTGATGAATAGCTTCCTCGAACACTCGCGAGAATCTTCGCAGGCGTTAGACCTAATTTGGAAGAGAAGATAACGATGGCAGTATCTTGCGACGACCTTGAATTACTCGGGCGCATCAATGCCACGAACATTTGCCCGTACGCTGTATAAATCGGCCAAGTGCCGCGTGTGACATATCCTTCAAGAACAGGCCACGCACCGACCTGATCCGCGGCGGTCAATCTCGGCGGCGGTTCAGGCGGTTGATCGGGCCGATAAAACGTGATTTCGCCACCTTCGAGAGGTTTTCCTCTCACCGCATCATATCCACTGGGCACCAAAATCTCATATTGACAAATGCTGCTTAGTGACTTCTCGACAATCTCGATCACCTCGGGAAACCGTTCATCAGACGACCAGAATCGATATCCGTTTCTTTGATAAACGAGTTTCCCATTTTGATAGGTCGGCGATTCCCAAGAATTATTGGGTGTTTAATGACCTTAGCGTTAGGGTCGAGACTCTCCGCAGAGATTTGCTTGATTTTCACCTCTATGGGCTGCGCGGATCGTGAGGCGAAAGCCTTACAGTCTATCGCACCCGTGCTCGCACTTGCGAGCGCCAATAGCGAAAGCATGATCGAACTCCCTGGTCCAAGCTACCTCACTGATGTCGGCTTATGGCATCTGCATCCGGCTAATCCAATGCCAGAGTTTGGTCGCTCGCCAACCGGGGAGTTCAGTCAGCCCGCATCGCGAATGCTACCGTGAATCTGTGTCCGAATAATGCACAGAGGCCATTTCCTCGACAGCCCGCGCATGTCAGCTGTGCTCGGCCGATCGGATTTCCGCTTCGCGGACCTGAAAGAGCGGCCGGCGAGCGTGTTCCTCGTCCTGCCCCCCGATCTGTTCGACACCTATGTGCGCTGGCTGCGCCTCATGGTCGCGCAAGGCTTGACCGAGCTGGCGCGCGCGCCGGGGCGTCCGCCGTGGCCGCTGCTGACGCCCGATGAAGTCCGCACGCTGCGCGAGGACCGCGAAATCCTGTTCCTCGCGGGACAACGCCCAATCATCGCGACCAAGCTGCGCTACTATGCCGATCGCGAATTCGCGGGCCGCTTCGACAAGGCATGAGGCCGTTTAAACGGCCTCGATCCGACGAATCGCCATCATTCCGATATACAGACGATGTCGGGTTGATGGTGTTCCGCCGCACATTATGCCACGCCGGAATCGCCCGAACGCGCGGAAATCGCGCTCCGGCGCACGAAAGGTGAGTTTTGGGGTATCGGCTCACCGTTCGCATATCGCGCGGCGGTGGGTGATACCCCGAAGGGTCGTGGATCTCGCGCCGAAAAATCGACTGCCTGGGAAGCCCGTAGAGCGCCATGGACGGTTCCGACGCCCGAAACTCTGTCCAAGAGCCGGAATCGTGCTGGGCGACCCGGGAATCGCCTCTGGGGACGTTTTGGCCTCTCCTGTCCTCTCGAGCGGAGCGCCCACATACCCGCCTGGCTTTTTGGAAAGCCATTTCGACGGTTGGGCTTGGCGATGGGCTGGCGGCAGGAGCGCGGCGGTCGCACCATACCCCAATCAACAAAAGCGTGCCGGCGGAGCCGGCTCATTGTTGGGATGCCGGGTGGGAGGATCGCGTAGCGATCTGGGGCGGCCGAAGGCCGCGAGCCGGCGGGGCGAAGCCCCAAGAGGCGGTGCCTTCTTCTTCTTTCGAGTTTGACGGTGCCACGGGCGCGGAGTTATCCACAGGCAGGGCCACCCCAATACTCACCGGTCCCGTTCTGATTCAAGATTCCTCTTAGATTCAAGATTCAGGGGTCCGCAAACCCGCAGAAAACTAGGGAAAATGGCCCCGGAAAGTGAGTGTTGGGGTCGAGTCGCGTGAGTTTTGGGGTAGCCTACGGTGAGCTTTGGGGTGGGGAACGGTGAGTGTTGGGGCAGAGTCGGGTGAGCTTTGGGGTATGGGCCTTTGCGACGGTGAGTTTTGGGGTAGGTCGCTGCGGCGAGCCGGAGGATTTGCCTAACTCACCGTTCATGGCTAGGGTGAGGCGATGACAGATTCCCGCTCACCTTTGGAATGACCTTATGACCAAGCCCGCCCCGACCGAAGCCGCTCTTACACTGGCGCAACGCGGGCGCGGAAATCCGTTCGATCCAGCCAATTACGGTGAAATCGTCAAGCCCGGCGAGCTGGTCGATATTGTCGAGCTGACCCCTCTCACCCTCGCCGATCGCCGCATCTACAACCTGCTGATCGCCAATGCCTGGGAGCGGATCGGCGAGCCGGTGATCCACCGCATCGCCAAATCCGCGCTTAAGGGCACGCACCAGGGCAATGAGCGGATCGAAAGCTCGCTGCTGCGCCTGATGGGGACGATCGCGATCGTCACCATCCGCAAGGCCGGCAAAAGCTATAAGCGGCGCGTCCAGCTTCTCGGCCCCAGCGACGAAAGCCTCGAAAAAGACGGCTTCCTCCACTACCGCATCCCCGAGGAGCTGATCGAGATACTGCGCAACAGTGAGGTCTATGCCCGCCTCAAGACGCAGGTGATGTATTGTTTCGAGTCGAAATATGCGCTCTGCCTCTATGAGATGATCGAACGCCGAATTGGCCTCGAATACAAGCAAAGCGAAGAGTTAACGATCGCGGAGCTGCGCGGCCTGCTCAATGTTCCCGAAGGCAAGTTGGAACGCTTCGCCGATCTCAACAAATACTGCCTCAAGGTCGCGCAGGACGAAATCAACAAGCTGTGCCCCTTCGCGGTCTATTTCAATCCGATCAAGAAGGGGCGCAAGGTCGAGCGCGTGGAGATGGTGTGGCTGTCCAAAACGTCGAGCGGGCGACGCGACGCACAAGACCTGATCGACCAGCACAGCATCGTCCGCCGCGCCAAGCTGCGCGGCATCGCCGAAATGCCGGTTCTGGTGGATTTCAGCGCACTGGCCGCCGAACGGTGAGGCCCTACCCCAAAACTCACCTTTAGCGCGCCACGGCCGCCTAGCCTTCGCCCGTCCTACCCCTCGCCGGCATCGAGCGCACGGCTCACCGTGAACTGAATCCATGCGCTGCGGCTGATCCCGCGTCGTCTGGCCGCCGCATCGACCTTGGCGAGCAAGGCACGGTCGAAACGCAGCATCACCGGCGACTTGCGCGGCTCGGCCCCCTGCCCCGCCTCATCGGCCGCGAGCGGCGCGGTCTCGGGCTTCGCCGCGCCGGCAATGAAGGCATCGGCCGCCGCCTCATCGATCGGCGGCTTGGGCTTGCTGTTTGGTTTACGAGCGATAGCCATTAACACCCACTCCGATATTATCTTGATATACAAACCGCGCCGATCAGCGCGGTAAGCTCATCGATCGCCTTGGGGTCGCGCGGGCTTTGCTCGATAACCGCCCTCCCCTCGGCCGCCGCGTTCGGGAACGCCTTGCGCCGCACGATCGACGTGGTCAGTACCTCGATCCCCTCGATATCGCCGATCATCTCCAAGGCCGTTTCATTGTCGGCCCCTTGCGCGTCCGCGCCATTCAGCACGGCGACGGCGCGCAAGCCCTCGTTGATCTCGCGCGCCTCGGCGACCAGCGCCGAAACCTGATCGAGCGCCCACACGTCGAAGCTGCGCGGTTGTACCGGCACCAGGAGCGTGTCGGCGACGGTGAGCGCGGCGCGCAGCGAGCCGGTGTCGCGCCCGCCCACGTCGATGATGATATCATCATATTTGCTGGCGAGCTGGCGGACCTGGCTGCGCAGCGCGGCGCCGGTCAAGGCGACGGCGGTATAGCCGGCCTCACCACGCCGTTCGGCGCGAAGCTGGGTGAAGGTGAGGGCGGTGCCCTGCTCGTCCCCGTCCACCAGCAACAGGTCACGACCGGCCGTCGCCAGCGCGACCGCGAGATTGACGGCGAGGGTCGTCTTCCCAACGCCGCCTTTCGTGTTTCCGACTGCCAATATCATAACGCCCTCACTCTGCGAGCTATCGTTAATCGCTTCGGCATGATCTGTCTATCGCTGAGATATACAACCGATGCTCAATCCTCCGGCTCGGGATCGTCGCCCGTCCCTAGCGTACGCTCAGAAAGAGATTCTGCGATGACCCCTGAGCGGGGTCGCGAAGGTCAGCTCGGCAAAGGGGTCGGGATCAACGAACAAGCGGGACGGCACCACCGGACTGCCCATCGCGGGTGCGGTCGTTACGACGATATCCTCCTCGCCGGACAGGACCGAGCGCGGAATGCCGATGCGGGTCGCCAGCTCATCCACCCGGTCGGCGCGTACCTCGCGACGGCTCTTGCGGTGCTTGCGATAGCGATGCAGCGGCACCGGCCCGCCGACCGGATCGAAGGGGCCGTAGCGTTCCTCGCCATGCTCGACCCAAAGTTCCTGGTCGAACAGGCCCCACCAGACCACGACCGTCTCGCCGGCGACCTCTGGCGAAACCTCGTAGGTGACGCCGGCAACGGTCAGCCGGCAGTCGATACCGACCCGGCGTCGCTCGGGCTCGCGGGCAAAGGCGCAATAGCGCTCCCAGGTGCACATTGTGCGAATGCCGCCTTCGGGCAGCCGGGCGAGCCAGTCCTCGATGCGCGAACGCTGCTCGTGGCGATGCCCGCCGTTATTATAGGTCGCGACATAGCGTGCCAGCCAGCGATTGGCCTCGTCCTCGCTGTCGGGTTCATGGAAATGGTAGAGTGTCTCGTGCGCTTCTTTCACGGTACGGAACGGGCGTTCGACCTTGCCCTTGGCGCGCGCCGTGGTGCGGTGTGCATCCGACCCCTTCGGCATGTGGCGGATCACCTCGATGCCAAGACAATCCATGACCCGGTTGAATACTGCCGACTTGCCGACCGGGCCGCCGTCGATCTGAAGCTGATCGGGGATGCCGCCGAACGGATTGTCTTCCTTCGGTGCCATCGCGCGATACAGGAAGCGCAGCGCCGCCTCGGCGTCTTCGCCATAGACCAGCGCATATTCTTGATACGCAGCGCCGGATCGGTCATCGACGACGGAGAACAGCATCAGTGTCGGCGCGCCCTGCCGGTCATGGTCGAGCCAGGTCGGCACCTTTAACTGCTTCAGGTCGGACGGGCTCATGTCGAAATGCCACAGCATGTTCGACTGCTCCGCTTGGTAGCGGACGGCCGGTCGCTCGCGGGTAAGTCGCGCCGTGTCGTAGCCGAGCCGGCGCATATGCCGGTTGAGCGTCGAGGCGGTGAGCCTGCCGGGCGTGAGCTTCACCAACCCGCGATCGGGCGTCTCGACGCCGTGTTCGGTGACGATCCGGAGAATGCGGTTGGTGGACAGGCGGCGTCCCTGCCGATTGGTTGTGCGCGCCTTCATCGCCGCGACAACCTCGCACCACCATTCGATCTCATCGGCTGGCATAATGCGCGGCGTGCCGCGATCGGCGCGGTGGGCATCCTTCGGTCGGCGCTCGCCGCGCAGCAACCGATAGAGCGTGGCACGGCTCACACCGTACAGGTCGGCGGTCTGCGCCAGCAGCGGCCCGCGCTCCGGGTGCCGCGCCGGTAGCGCCGAAAGGCGTCGGCGCAGGGTCACGATCGCCTCGATGGGGATCGTGACGCCCGCGCCCATCACGCGGCCTGCGTCTGTTCTTTGCGGAACGGTATGCCATCAAGCAGCGCCTGCCCCGGTGCCTTGGGACTGCCGTCGCCATTCACATAGGCATAGAGCGTGGTCGTCGTGATCCCGAGGCGCCGTGCCACGTCGGCCGCGATGGCCCCTCGGTCGGACATGGCAGTCATCGCCATCGACAAAGTGGCGCGATCCATCTTGCGGGGGCGTCCGCCGAGACGGCCTCGCGCCCGCGCGGCTGCCAGTCCCGCCTGGGTGCGTTCGGCGATCAGCTCCCGCTCGAACTCGGCGAAGGCGGCGAAGATGCCGAATGCGAGCCGCCCATTGGCGGAGGTGGTGTCGATTTGCGCGCCGGCACCTGTCAGCACCTTCAGCCCAACACCGCGCTCCCGGAGCGCCTCTGCGGTCAACACTAGGTGACGCAGGTCGCGCCCCAGTCGGTCCAGCTTCCAGATCACGAGTGTATTGCCGGGCTGCAATGCCTTGAGGCAGGCGGTCAGGCCGGGCCGGGCATCATGCCGGCCGGAGGCGAGATCCTCGTAGATGCGCGACGGATCGATACCGGCAGCGAGCAGCGCGTCACGCTGGGGCGCCAGCGTCTGCGACCCGTCCGACTTAGACACCCGGATGTAGCCGATGAGCAATGCCGACTCCGTCAGAAAAGACAGCTACCTACCTGCAACGTGGCACTGGTTTTCGCAACGGGTTTTCTGATTAGCTGATGGCGTCCGTGCGATGCGATCCGGCAACCGCTAGAAAACCGTTCGTTTTTCTGGCGGTGAACGCAGGTCTCAGTTTCGGCTTGCCTCGTTCAGGGAAGCGGGTTGAACACAGCGACTGAAGCACAATCCTCAGGCAGGCGGCACTTGTGCCGTAGCGAAGCTGGATGTTTACGGCTTGAGCAAACCGCTGCCGCTCAGCGTGGGACGGGCAACGACTTACAGGTGGTATGTACTCCACCCTCATGGTAGCTCGGCGATATTAGTAATACTGTCGAGAGGGTGTGATGGGTGCGTTTGCGACCGCCGTAGGCGTTCTGGGCTTTTCCGCCGTTGCCACGGCTACCCCAACCGTTCAGTTGCCCAACACAGTCCTGTATGGCGTGGCCTATTACGACGAATATACGCCGGTGGACCGCGTCGACGAAGACGCGCGCATGATGCAGGCGGCGGGCATCACCGTAGTACGTATCGCGGAGTCGACGTGGGGAACGCTGGAGCGCCAGCCCGGCGTGTTCGACTTCAGCCACGTTGATCGCATGCTCACCGCCATGCACCGCCATGGCATCAAAGTGATCGTCGGCACGCCGACCTATGCCGTACCGACGTGGCTGGCGCGCCAGCATCCCAACGTCCTGCAACGGCCGGGCACCTACGGCCCGCGGCAGAACATGGATATCACCGATCCCGACTATCGTGCCGCCTGCGAGCGCGTGATCGTCGCGCTGATTGACCATGTGAAGGATCATCCGGCAGTCATCGGATACCAGATTGACAATGAGACCAAAGCTTACGGCCTCGACACGCCGCGCGTCCAGGCCGCGTTCCGCGCGGAGATGCAGCGGACATGGCCAGACCTGAACGCCCTGAACAAGGCGTGGGGCCTCGACTACTGGAGCAATCGCATCAACCGCTGGGAAGACTTCCCTTCCACCAGCAACTCCATCAATGCCAGCATGAACGGTGCCTTCGCCAAGTTCCAGCGCAGCCTCATCACAGACTTCCTGACGTGGCAGTCGCAGCTGGTGCGCGCCCATGCGAAGCCTGCGCAGTTCATAACCCACAATTTCGATTACGATTTCGCGCCGGGCTATTCTTACGGTCTTCAATCGCAGGCGGATCACTGGAAGGCGGCCAAGGCGGTAGATGTGACGGGCGTGGATATCTACCATCCCAGCCAGGAAAAGCTGACCGGATTGGAGATCGCGATGTTCGGCGATCTCGCCCGGTCGATCCGCAACGGCGAGAACTATCTGGTGCTGGAAACCGAGGCGCAAGGGTTTCCACAATGGACCCCCTTCCCCGGCCAGCTCCGGCTCCAGGCGTTCAGCCACCTCGCCTCCGGCGCCAACATGGTCGAATACTGGCACTGGGCCAGCACCTCGAATGCGATCGAGACCTATTGGCGCGGGCTGCTGACGCAGGATTATAAGCCGAACCCGCTCTACGACGAGGCTCGGACGATCGGGGCCGACTTCAAGCGGCTCGGGCCGAAACTGGTCGATCTGAAAAAGGACAACAAGGTCGCCATCTATGTCAGCAACACCGCGCTGACCGCCTTCGATGCCTTCAAGATCAACGCCGAAGGCCGCAACATAACCTATAGCGACGTCGTTCACGGCTTCTACGACCCGCTGTATCGCCGCAATGTCGAGGTCGACTTTCTGTCGCCCGACTCGACCGTGCCGCTCGATCGCTACAAGCTCATCATCGTGCCTGCGCTCTATGCGGCGAACGATGCGGAGATCGCCCGGCTGAACGATTACGCGAAGCGGGGCGGACACCTGCTCTACAGCTTCAAGAGCGGCTTCACCGACGAAAACGTCAAGGTGCGCTACGCCAGCCAGCCCGGTGCGATCGCACAGGCGGCGGGCGTCACCTACCAGTTGTTTACAAACCCCAACGGCGTGACGCTGGCCGGCGATCCATTCGCGGTGGGCGAGGATGCGAACAAGGCGCGCTGGTGGATGGAGATGCTGACCCCCACCACCGCGAAGGTCGTCGCCCGCTACCAGCATCCGTCATGGCCAGCGGCCGCGGCAATGACGCGCAACGACTGGGGCAAGGGCCAGGTCAGCTATGTCGGCTTCATGCCGACCGAGGCCATGGCGGAGACCATGCTTGTCGACGAGGTTCGGCGTGCAGGGGTCGAGGTTCCGAAGGTGCGCTGGCCGCAAATCCAACGTCAGGGCCGTACACCCGATGGGCGTCAACTGCGTTACCTGCTGAACTATTCGGCCAAGCCGGCGACTGTTCCCGTCGCCTCCGCCGGAGAAGAGCTGCTCTCCCGCAAAAAGATCGCCGCAGGCGAGGCGGTGACACTGGAGCCATGGAGTCTGGCCATCATCGAGAACCGGTGATGTCGAGCTGAACGACAGCGTTCACACCGCTCAACCGCCGGCGACTACTTTTCCTGATATACAACCCGATCACCATGAATTAGAGCGGATTCCGATCAGTCAGGGTCGTAACCGCATGAGCTGAAGTAGTTGGCGCATTCGGC
This Sphingomonas morindae DNA region includes the following protein-coding sequences:
- a CDS encoding replication initiation protein, translating into MTKPAPTEAALTLAQRGRGNPFDPANYGEIVKPGELVDIVELTPLTLADRRIYNLLIANAWERIGEPVIHRIAKSALKGTHQGNERIESSLLRLMGTIAIVTIRKAGKSYKRRVQLLGPSDESLEKDGFLHYRIPEELIEILRNSEVYARLKTQVMYCFESKYALCLYEMIERRIGLEYKQSEELTIAELRGLLNVPEGKLERFADLNKYCLKVAQDEINKLCPFAVYFNPIKKGRKVERVEMVWLSKTSSGRRDAQDLIDQHSIVRRAKLRGIAEMPVLVDFSALAAER
- a CDS encoding recombinase family protein produces the protein MLIGYIRVSKSDGSQTLAPQRDALLAAGIDPSRIYEDLASGRHDARPGLTACLKALQPGNTLVIWKLDRLGRDLRHLVLTAEALRERGVGLKVLTGAGAQIDTTSANGRLAFGIFAAFAEFERELIAERTQAGLAAARARGRLGGRPRKMDRATLSMAMTAMSDRGAIAADVARRLGITTTTLYAYVNGDGSPKAPGQALLDGIPFRKEQTQAA
- a CDS encoding beta-galactosidase; the protein is MGAFATAVGVLGFSAVATATPTVQLPNTVLYGVAYYDEYTPVDRVDEDARMMQAAGITVVRIAESTWGTLERQPGVFDFSHVDRMLTAMHRHGIKVIVGTPTYAVPTWLARQHPNVLQRPGTYGPRQNMDITDPDYRAACERVIVALIDHVKDHPAVIGYQIDNETKAYGLDTPRVQAAFRAEMQRTWPDLNALNKAWGLDYWSNRINRWEDFPSTSNSINASMNGAFAKFQRSLITDFLTWQSQLVRAHAKPAQFITHNFDYDFAPGYSYGLQSQADHWKAAKAVDVTGVDIYHPSQEKLTGLEIAMFGDLARSIRNGENYLVLETEAQGFPQWTPFPGQLRLQAFSHLASGANMVEYWHWASTSNAIETYWRGLLTQDYKPNPLYDEARTIGADFKRLGPKLVDLKKDNKVAIYVSNTALTAFDAFKINAEGRNITYSDVVHGFYDPLYRRNVEVDFLSPDSTVPLDRYKLIIVPALYAANDAEIARLNDYAKRGGHLLYSFKSGFTDENVKVRYASQPGAIAQAAGVTYQLFTNPNGVTLAGDPFAVGEDANKARWWMEMLTPTTAKVVARYQHPSWPAAAAMTRNDWGKGQVSYVGFMPTEAMAETMLVDEVRRAGVEVPKVRWPQIQRQGRTPDGRQLRYLLNYSAKPATVPVASAGEELLSRKKIAAGEAVTLEPWSLAIIENR
- a CDS encoding AAA family ATPase encodes the protein MILAVGNTKGGVGKTTLAVNLAVALATAGRDLLLVDGDEQGTALTFTQLRAERRGEAGYTAVALTGAALRSQVRQLASKYDDIIIDVGGRDTGSLRAALTVADTLLVPVQPRSFDVWALDQVSALVAEAREINEGLRAVAVLNGADAQGADNETALEMIGDIEGIEVLTTSIVRRKAFPNAAAEGRAVIEQSPRDPKAIDELTALIGAVCISR